In Thermodesulfobacteriota bacterium, one DNA window encodes the following:
- a CDS encoding helix-hairpin-helix domain-containing protein: MIRYLEGKLLKKEEDRIVVLANGVGYEVLLPAIVRRTFNSKKAGEDGEIVKLYIHYQQTERQPKPVLIGFNCEPEKEFFEKFITVEDIGPLTAVKALVEPIPKIARAIEERDSKTLERLKGIGRRTADKIIATLQGKVGKFALMREDQVPVEEVVDFKRQVEEVLVKDLGHKVSEAQRLVQEALKRNPNVSSPEELFEEVYRGQRGNPS; this comes from the coding sequence GCTCTTGAAGAAGGAGGAGGACCGCATCGTCGTCCTCGCCAACGGCGTGGGCTATGAGGTCCTCCTTCCGGCGATCGTCCGCCGGACCTTCAACTCCAAAAAGGCGGGCGAGGACGGGGAGATCGTAAAACTCTATATCCATTATCAACAGACGGAGCGGCAGCCCAAGCCGGTCCTCATCGGCTTCAACTGTGAGCCGGAGAAGGAGTTCTTCGAAAAGTTCATCACCGTGGAGGACATCGGACCCCTGACCGCGGTCAAAGCCCTGGTCGAGCCCATTCCCAAAATTGCGAGGGCCATCGAGGAGAGGGATTCGAAGACCCTCGAGCGTCTGAAGGGCATCGGCAGGCGGACCGCCGATAAGATCATCGCCACCCTCCAGGGGAAGGTCGGAAAATTTGCCCTCATGCGAGAGGACCAGGTTCCGGTGGAAGAGGTGGTGGATTTCAAGAGACAGGTGGAGGAGGTGCTGGTTAAGGACCTCGGACACAAGGTGAGCGAGGCGCAACGGCTGGTGCAGGAAGCGCTGAAGAGAAACCCCAATGTCTCCTCGCCCGAGGAGCTCTTCGAGGAGGTCTACCGGGGGCAGAGGGGAAATCCATCGTAA
- the ruvB gene encoding Holliday junction branch migration DNA helicase RuvB, with the protein MKKVEKEAKANSAVEREEDFKDLRPRRLSEYIGQKQVVETLEIAIEAAKRRGEPLDHVLFHAPPGLGKTTLAHIIATEMGVQIVTSSGPAIEKGGDLISILTHLEKGDVLFIDEIHRLPKVVEEFLYPAMEEFCIDFIFDKGAHARSHRYRLERFTLVGATTRAGLLSAPLRERFGILRNLDFYTVEELSQIVKRSAALLGVPIDEGGTEEIARRSRGTPRISNRLLKRVRDYAEIRGEGKITKEIADEALRLEGVDEVGLTSLDRRFLETIIRYYKGGPVGLEAIAATLQEEADTLVDMVEPFLLKIGFLTRTQNGRKATELAYEHFGLPSPESGRQLSFPTRKRP; encoded by the coding sequence ATGAAGAAGGTCGAGAAGGAGGCCAAAGCGAATTCCGCGGTCGAGAGGGAGGAAGATTTCAAAGACCTCCGGCCCAGAAGGCTTTCCGAATACATCGGCCAGAAGCAGGTGGTCGAGACCTTGGAGATCGCCATCGAGGCAGCCAAGCGAAGGGGCGAGCCACTCGATCACGTCCTGTTTCACGCCCCTCCTGGCCTGGGAAAGACGACCCTTGCCCATATCATCGCCACAGAGATGGGCGTCCAGATCGTCACCTCCTCAGGCCCCGCCATCGAAAAAGGAGGAGACCTCATCAGCATCCTCACCCATCTGGAGAAAGGGGACGTCCTCTTCATCGACGAGATCCACCGCCTTCCTAAGGTCGTAGAGGAGTTCCTCTACCCGGCCATGGAGGAGTTCTGCATCGATTTCATCTTTGATAAAGGGGCCCATGCCCGAAGCCATCGGTACCGGCTCGAACGGTTCACCCTCGTGGGCGCCACGACTAGGGCCGGGCTTCTATCGGCGCCCCTCCGAGAACGGTTCGGGATCTTGAGGAACCTCGATTTTTACACGGTCGAGGAGTTGAGCCAGATCGTCAAACGATCGGCCGCCCTTTTGGGGGTTCCTATCGATGAGGGGGGGACCGAGGAGATTGCGAGGCGTTCGAGAGGCACTCCTAGGATTTCGAATCGCCTGCTCAAGCGGGTCAGGGACTATGCCGAGATCCGAGGGGAGGGCAAGATTACCAAGGAGATCGCCGATGAGGCGCTCCGCCTCGAGGGCGTAGACGAGGTGGGCCTCACCAGCCTCGACCGAAGGTTCCTCGAAACGATCATCCGCTATTACAAAGGGGGACCGGTGGGGCTCGAGGCGATCGCCGCTACCCTTCAAGAGGAGGCCGATACGCTGGTCGATATGGTGGAGCCTTTTCTACTGAAGATCGGTTTTCTCACCCGGACACAGAACGGAAGGAAGGCCACCGAACTGGCCTACGAACATTTCGGACTCCCCTCGCCCGAATCCGGCAGGCAACTCTCCTTCCCCACGCGGAAACGGCCCTAA
- a CDS encoding SDR family oxidoreductase produces the protein MRSATFPRILVTGGAGFLGSHLCERLLREGHDVLCVDNFYTGTKRNIVHLLDHPYFELLRHDITFPLYVEVDQIYNLACPASPIHYQYDPVQTTKVNVHGSINMLGLAKRLKAKILQASTSEVYGDPTVHPQPEDYWGNVNCIGPRSCYDEGKRCAETLFFDYHRQHRLKIKVARIFNTYGPRMHPDDGRVISNFILQALRNDPITIYGDGSQTRSFCYVDDMIEGLIRLMETPDDFTGPVNLGNPEEVSILELAEKIISLTGSKSKMVFKPLPPDDPKQRRPLIDLAKEKLGWAPQVPLEEGLKRTIAYFEEQLRKEGAKKGVWV, from the coding sequence ATGAGAAGCGCGACTTTCCCCCGGATCCTGGTGACCGGGGGAGCTGGATTCCTCGGCTCCCATCTCTGTGAACGCCTTCTGAGGGAGGGACACGACGTCCTCTGTGTCGATAACTTCTATACAGGGACCAAGAGGAATATCGTGCACCTCCTCGATCACCCCTACTTCGAACTGCTTCGCCATGACATCACCTTTCCCCTCTACGTGGAGGTAGATCAGATCTACAATCTGGCCTGTCCCGCCTCGCCCATCCACTATCAATACGATCCGGTTCAGACGACCAAGGTCAACGTCCATGGGTCGATCAACATGCTCGGCCTGGCCAAACGGCTGAAGGCCAAAATCCTTCAGGCCTCCACCTCCGAAGTCTACGGCGATCCCACAGTCCATCCCCAGCCCGAGGATTACTGGGGCAATGTCAACTGCATCGGCCCCCGATCCTGCTACGACGAGGGCAAGCGGTGCGCCGAAACGCTCTTCTTCGATTATCACCGACAGCATCGCCTTAAGATCAAGGTGGCCCGAATCTTCAATACCTACGGGCCCCGCATGCATCCGGACGACGGCAGGGTCATCTCCAACTTCATCCTTCAGGCCCTTCGGAACGACCCGATCACCATCTATGGGGACGGGTCCCAGACCCGTTCCTTCTGCTATGTGGACGACATGATCGAGGGGCTGATCCGGTTGATGGAGACGCCGGACGATTTCACCGGCCCGGTCAATCTCGGAAACCCCGAGGAGGTCTCCATCCTCGAACTGGCGGAGAAGATCATCTCTTTGACGGGCTCGAAATCGAAGATGGTCTTCAAGCCTCTCCCGCCGGACGATCCGAAACAGCGTCGACCTCTCATCGATCTGGCCAAGGAGAAACTGGGCTGGGCCCCCCAAGTCCCCCTCGAGGAAGGCCTGAAGAGGACGATCGCCTATTTTGAAGAGCAGCTCCGGAAGGAGGGGGCCAAAAAAGGGGTCTGGGTTTAG
- a CDS encoding SurA N-terminal domain-containing protein — MLTILRKHATSWMLRGLLLLVAVTFISWGGYSFFREKKYDYVAKVNQTPIPLREYQEAFQEVWNRYRSAMGPAFNEKMAEALRLREMVLEELISRVLILEEGKRLGLNVSDGELRMAIEAIPTFHVNGQFDARLYERFLKANRMTPEAFEERQRENLLYSKVVHLIRLNGEKVSEEELLETYLFENEKVNLLFVKIAPESLRPQVTVNEVEVKDYFQKNQEEFRIPTYLQVQYLAFRPSDYEGRVQVSPEEIQRYYEQRKEGFKIPKQVKAREILIRVEPQSPPDRVEQKKKKAEEILELAKKRKDFASLARDHSEAETASRGGDLGWVQRGSLEEPLEKALFSLKAGEVSPLLKGGDGFRIFKAEEVKEERQRSLEEVKDQILQILKREKAKAEASRRADEAFYSLFRSRDLEKYARENGVPLKTTGFFKEGEEIPEIGNHPAFHASAFSLKLGEISPVVTLPPNFYLLKLVDRKESRIPSLEEVKEQVLQKVLTKKMDEKARDLAQEILNQLKAGQEMSRLAADKGLKIEETGPFQRAAGVIPKIGPVGEWGSHLASLTERKPFPEAPLKTKEGYFVVRLLSSEPADPGKFESVKKGLERRLIYQKQEEFFKNWLQHLRTRAKIEINKDLL, encoded by the coding sequence ATGTTGACGATCCTTAGAAAACATGCCACCTCCTGGATGCTCAGGGGGCTTCTGCTCTTGGTGGCCGTCACCTTCATCTCCTGGGGGGGGTACTCCTTTTTCCGTGAAAAGAAGTACGATTACGTCGCCAAAGTGAACCAGACCCCCATCCCCCTCCGAGAGTATCAGGAGGCGTTCCAAGAGGTGTGGAACCGCTACCGGTCCGCCATGGGACCGGCCTTTAACGAAAAGATGGCCGAAGCGTTGCGCCTTAGAGAAATGGTCCTGGAGGAGCTCATCTCCAGGGTTTTGATTCTTGAGGAGGGGAAACGGCTGGGGCTAAACGTCTCGGATGGAGAGCTTCGAATGGCCATCGAGGCGATCCCGACCTTCCATGTCAACGGTCAATTCGACGCTCGCCTCTATGAGAGGTTCCTGAAAGCCAATCGGATGACGCCAGAGGCCTTCGAGGAGAGACAGAGGGAGAACCTTCTCTATTCGAAGGTGGTCCACCTCATCCGGCTCAATGGCGAAAAGGTTTCAGAGGAAGAGCTCCTGGAGACCTACCTGTTCGAAAACGAAAAGGTGAATCTCCTCTTCGTGAAGATCGCTCCGGAGAGCCTCCGACCTCAGGTGACCGTCAACGAGGTGGAGGTCAAGGACTATTTTCAGAAGAACCAGGAGGAGTTTAGAATTCCGACCTATCTCCAGGTCCAATACCTCGCCTTTCGTCCCTCCGATTATGAGGGGAGGGTCCAGGTCTCTCCCGAGGAAATCCAGCGCTACTACGAGCAGCGCAAGGAAGGCTTCAAGATCCCGAAGCAGGTAAAGGCCCGGGAGATCCTCATCCGGGTGGAGCCCCAATCTCCTCCCGATAGGGTCGAACAGAAGAAAAAAAAGGCAGAGGAGATCCTCGAACTCGCCAAGAAGAGAAAGGACTTCGCCTCCCTGGCCAGAGACCATTCCGAAGCGGAAACCGCCTCCCGGGGAGGAGATCTGGGATGGGTTCAGAGGGGAAGCCTCGAGGAGCCTCTCGAAAAGGCCCTCTTCTCTCTCAAGGCAGGGGAGGTCAGCCCCCTCCTGAAGGGAGGGGATGGATTCCGGATCTTCAAGGCCGAGGAGGTGAAAGAGGAGAGGCAGAGATCCCTTGAGGAAGTCAAAGACCAGATCCTGCAGATCCTCAAACGAGAAAAGGCCAAGGCGGAGGCCTCTCGAAGAGCCGATGAGGCCTTCTACTCCCTTTTCAGAAGCCGAGATCTGGAGAAATATGCCCGAGAAAACGGGGTCCCTCTGAAGACAACCGGTTTCTTCAAAGAGGGGGAGGAGATCCCCGAGATCGGAAACCACCCCGCCTTTCACGCCAGTGCCTTCTCCCTGAAGCTGGGGGAGATCTCTCCGGTTGTGACCCTTCCGCCCAACTTTTATCTCCTGAAGCTCGTGGACCGTAAGGAGTCGAGGATCCCCTCTCTCGAGGAGGTTAAGGAGCAGGTCCTCCAGAAGGTCCTCACCAAGAAAATGGATGAAAAGGCTCGTGACCTGGCCCAAGAGATCCTCAATCAATTGAAAGCCGGCCAGGAGATGAGCCGGCTCGCTGCCGATAAGGGGTTGAAGATCGAGGAGACCGGACCCTTCCAGCGGGCTGCCGGGGTCATCCCGAAGATTGGCCCGGTGGGAGAATGGGGATCCCACCTCGCCTCCCTCACGGAGAGAAAACCTTTTCCTGAGGCGCCCCTCAAAACAAAAGAGGGTTACTTCGTGGTGAGGCTTCTCAGCTCCGAACCGGCTGATCCAGGCAAATTTGAATCGGTCAAAAAGGGGCTCGAAAGGAGGTTGATCTATCAAAAGCAGGAGGAATTTTTCAAAAACTGGCTTCAACATCTCCGAACCCGGGCGAAGATCGAGATCAACAAAGATCTGCTCTGA
- a CDS encoding rod shape-determining protein, translating into MVFNSLLGLFSTDLAIDLGTANTVVYVKGKGIVASEPSVVAIQRDSRGDKRILAVGREAKEMLGRTPGTIYAIRPMKDGVIADFEVTGEMLKYFIAKVHNRKAWIRPRVVISVPSGITPVEKRAVRESAQSAGAREIYLIEEPMAGAIGAGLPITEASGNMIVDIGGGTTEVAVISLSGIVTSQSIRVAGDKMDEAIVQYVKRKYNLLIGERTAEMIKISVGTAYPEENPETIEVKGRDLVTGIPKTLEVNSEEVREALAESINMIIDTVRVTLEETPPELAADIADKGIVLVGGGALLRNLDVLLREVTGLPITIPDDPLSAIVLGAGKVLDNEHLLRSVTFQY; encoded by the coding sequence ATGGTTTTTAATTCGCTACTGGGTCTTTTTTCCACGGATCTGGCCATCGATCTCGGGACGGCCAATACCGTGGTCTATGTTAAAGGGAAGGGAATCGTTGCCTCGGAGCCCTCGGTGGTGGCCATTCAGAGGGATTCGAGGGGGGACAAGCGGATCCTGGCCGTCGGCCGGGAGGCCAAGGAGATGCTGGGCCGGACGCCGGGGACGATCTATGCCATCCGGCCGATGAAGGATGGCGTGATCGCCGATTTCGAAGTCACCGGTGAGATGCTCAAATATTTCATCGCCAAGGTCCACAACCGGAAGGCCTGGATCCGGCCTCGGGTCGTCATCTCCGTCCCTTCGGGCATCACCCCGGTAGAGAAGCGGGCGGTCAGGGAGTCGGCCCAGTCGGCAGGCGCCAGGGAGATCTACCTGATCGAAGAACCCATGGCCGGGGCGATCGGGGCCGGCCTTCCTATCACAGAGGCCTCTGGGAACATGATCGTCGATATCGGAGGGGGAACCACCGAGGTGGCGGTGATCTCCCTTTCCGGAATCGTCACGAGCCAATCGATCCGGGTGGCCGGAGACAAGATGGACGAGGCGATCGTCCAGTACGTGAAAAGAAAGTATAATCTCCTCATCGGCGAGCGCACCGCCGAGATGATCAAGATCAGTGTGGGGACGGCCTATCCGGAAGAGAATCCCGAGACGATCGAGGTCAAAGGGAGAGATCTGGTGACTGGGATTCCAAAGACCCTCGAGGTCAACAGCGAAGAGGTTCGAGAAGCCTTGGCCGAATCGATCAACATGATCATCGATACCGTACGGGTCACCCTCGAGGAGACGCCCCCGGAGCTGGCCGCGGATATCGCCGACAAGGGAATCGTCCTGGTGGGCGGCGGAGCGCTTTTAAGGAACCTGGACGTCCTGCTTCGCGAGGTGACGGGGCTTCCCATCACGATTCCGGATGACCCCCTTTCGGCGATCGTGTTGGGGGCTGGCAAGGTCCTCGACAACGAGCATCTCCTTCGCAGCGTTACATTCCAGTACTGA
- the mreC gene encoding rod shape-determining protein MreC produces MRIRDFLSRRSILPSLLSLLLLALILVTLRMKGHQGIAFVDGLLLEVSAPLQKGATLVFKKLQGLWEGYLFLVDVRKENEALKKRLADLQRENDQMREMILSLDRLKRLLQFRETLSATVVAAEIVGRDPTTWFKSLTINKGEKEGIRKGMAVISPEGVVGQVLKVGPSYAVVLLITDYNSAVDSMVQRTRAKAIVGGGGENRCQLRYLLRTEDVVVGDRVVTSGLAGNFPKGMMIGEVCKVDKRGHGIFQYAELVPSVDFSKLEEVLVVQDPSPPIEEKPRKGKKAR; encoded by the coding sequence ATGAGGATCCGAGATTTCCTCTCTCGAAGGTCTATCCTGCCCTCCCTCCTTTCCCTTCTCCTCCTCGCGTTGATCCTGGTCACCCTGAGAATGAAAGGCCATCAAGGGATAGCCTTTGTCGATGGACTCCTCCTGGAGGTCAGCGCCCCCCTCCAGAAAGGGGCCACCTTGGTCTTTAAAAAGCTCCAGGGCCTTTGGGAAGGATATCTCTTTCTGGTCGATGTTCGGAAGGAAAACGAAGCGCTGAAAAAGAGGTTGGCCGATCTGCAAAGAGAGAATGATCAGATGAGGGAGATGATCCTCTCCCTCGATCGCCTCAAGAGACTGCTTCAGTTTCGGGAGACCCTTTCTGCGACCGTCGTCGCGGCGGAGATCGTCGGTCGGGATCCTACCACGTGGTTCAAAAGCCTCACGATCAATAAAGGGGAGAAGGAGGGGATTCGGAAGGGGATGGCCGTTATCTCGCCGGAAGGAGTGGTGGGCCAGGTCCTAAAGGTGGGTCCCTCCTATGCCGTTGTTCTCCTCATCACCGACTATAACAGTGCGGTCGATTCGATGGTCCAGCGGACCAGGGCAAAAGCCATCGTGGGAGGGGGCGGGGAGAACCGGTGCCAGTTGAGGTATCTGCTTCGGACCGAAGATGTGGTGGTCGGCGACCGAGTCGTCACCTCCGGGTTGGCTGGAAATTTTCCCAAGGGGATGATGATCGGCGAGGTGTGCAAGGTCGATAAAAGGGGCCACGGCATCTTCCAATATGCCGAACTCGTCCCCAGCGTAGATTTCTCAAAACTGGAGGAGGTCCTGGTCGTTCAAGACCCCTCTCCTCCGATTGAGGAGAAGCCGAGGAAAGGGAAGAAGGCCCGATAG
- the mreD gene encoding rod shape-determining protein MreD, producing the protein MKRFFISVFLGLLLITLQASWLTLPHLRWVRPDMMLLLTLYVGLTFPLASGGILALFLGYLLDLYSGNTLGLFTVTRLFLFLGIQFFKRHLYLEHYPGRFVFVLLVCIFEGFLILLLLKAFLPEASTHFLRPFLTMFLPQCFSSALLAPFLFSLLGERGILFRSALLSRAGGGKG; encoded by the coding sequence ATGAAACGCTTCTTCATCTCCGTCTTTTTAGGGCTTCTGTTGATCACGCTCCAGGCCTCCTGGTTGACCCTGCCTCACCTTCGATGGGTCCGGCCCGATATGATGCTTCTGTTGACGCTCTACGTGGGGCTCACCTTCCCCCTTGCCTCCGGAGGGATCTTGGCCCTCTTCTTGGGTTATCTGCTGGACCTCTATTCGGGGAATACCTTGGGACTCTTCACCGTCACCAGACTTTTCCTCTTTCTCGGGATCCAATTTTTTAAGAGACACCTCTATCTTGAACATTATCCGGGGCGGTTTGTCTTCGTCCTCCTGGTTTGCATCTTCGAAGGATTTCTGATCCTTCTGCTTCTCAAGGCCTTTCTCCCCGAGGCCTCAACCCATTTTCTTCGGCCGTTTTTGACGATGTTTCTCCCCCAATGTTTCTCCTCCGCCCTTTTGGCTCCCTTTCTATTTTCACTCCTTGGGGAGAGAGGAATCCTCTTTCGTTCGGCTCTTCTTTCCAGAGCCGGGGGGGGGAAGGGGTAG
- the mrdA gene encoding penicillin-binding protein 2, with protein sequence MVELDTQRMEVFQQKGRYLRFVVAGSFLLLFIYLWYLQVIRGAEFRQLSENNRIRIREVVADRGMLMDRHGHVLAHNRPSFDVFLIPEDIRANPDVLEKVGEVLQIPQEELREKMKLSKRQPPFRPVKVKSDIDWQKLVLLETNRVHLPGILVDVRPIRAYHYGPFAAHLLGYIGEVDENELNHKRGQPYRLGSMIGKYGVEYGWEAYLKGVDGGRQIEVDALGREIRHLRSVEPFPGHNIVLTIDFGLQKVAEEAFQEKAGALVAMDPKSGRILAMVSRPAFDPSIFARGISPEEWKELIEHPFHPLRNKTIQGQYPPGSVLKIVTAIAGLETGAITPQTQITCTGAFPYGNRDFRCWKEKGHGTLNLHQALVQSCDVYFYQVGLKVGVDAIAHYAAQLGLGRKTGIALPHEKPGTVPTTSWKKRRFGVPWYSGETLSVAVGQGYMNTTPLQLATLISAVANGGRLYLPQVVERVENIYGEVVKAYPPLEIGKAEISETTLRIIQEALWGAVNEPGCTGGAAALKQVKVAGKTGTAQVVRMAADFKKGDMNRMPLKLRDHAWFVAYAPFEDPKIAVAVLVEHGGYGGAAAAPIAKRVIAKYFGLDVGPPPQGEERAVEPVHD encoded by the coding sequence ATGGTGGAACTGGACACCCAGAGGATGGAGGTTTTCCAGCAGAAGGGGCGCTATCTCCGATTCGTTGTGGCCGGTTCCTTCCTCCTGCTTTTTATCTATCTCTGGTATCTTCAAGTGATCCGAGGAGCTGAATTCCGTCAGCTCTCGGAGAACAATCGGATTCGAATTCGTGAGGTGGTGGCCGATCGGGGGATGCTCATGGACCGCCATGGCCATGTCTTGGCCCATAATCGGCCCTCCTTCGATGTCTTTCTCATCCCGGAGGATATCCGGGCGAATCCGGACGTCCTGGAGAAGGTCGGGGAGGTCCTCCAAATCCCCCAGGAGGAGTTGCGGGAGAAGATGAAACTTTCGAAACGACAGCCCCCCTTCAGACCGGTCAAGGTGAAATCGGATATCGACTGGCAAAAACTGGTGCTCCTTGAGACAAATCGGGTCCACCTCCCCGGGATCCTCGTCGATGTGAGGCCCATCCGGGCCTACCATTATGGCCCTTTCGCCGCTCACCTGTTGGGCTATATCGGAGAGGTGGACGAGAATGAGTTGAATCACAAGAGGGGCCAGCCCTATCGATTGGGGTCGATGATAGGAAAATACGGGGTCGAATATGGCTGGGAGGCCTATCTCAAGGGGGTGGACGGTGGGAGGCAGATCGAGGTGGACGCCCTGGGAAGGGAGATCAGGCACCTCCGGAGCGTGGAACCCTTCCCCGGCCACAACATCGTTCTCACCATCGATTTTGGCCTTCAGAAGGTGGCCGAAGAGGCTTTTCAGGAAAAGGCAGGTGCCCTCGTCGCCATGGACCCCAAGAGCGGCCGCATCCTCGCCATGGTGAGCAGACCTGCCTTCGATCCGTCGATCTTCGCAAGAGGGATCTCCCCTGAAGAATGGAAGGAATTGATCGAACATCCCTTTCATCCCCTTCGGAACAAGACCATTCAGGGGCAATACCCTCCCGGTTCGGTCCTCAAGATCGTCACGGCGATTGCGGGATTGGAGACGGGCGCCATCACTCCCCAGACCCAGATCACCTGCACGGGGGCCTTCCCGTACGGGAACAGGGACTTTCGCTGCTGGAAGGAGAAGGGGCACGGGACGCTCAATCTCCATCAAGCCTTGGTCCAATCGTGCGATGTCTATTTCTATCAGGTGGGGTTGAAGGTGGGGGTGGATGCGATTGCCCATTACGCCGCTCAACTCGGCCTGGGAAGAAAGACCGGCATCGCCCTCCCCCACGAAAAGCCAGGGACGGTTCCCACCACCTCATGGAAGAAGAGGCGTTTCGGAGTGCCCTGGTATAGCGGCGAAACCCTCTCCGTCGCCGTGGGACAGGGGTATATGAATACCACCCCATTGCAACTGGCAACCCTCATCTCAGCGGTTGCCAACGGAGGGAGGCTCTATCTCCCCCAGGTGGTCGAGAGGGTGGAAAACATCTATGGTGAAGTGGTTAAAGCCTACCCTCCATTGGAGATCGGAAAGGCAGAGATCTCCGAGACGACGCTCCGCATCATTCAGGAGGCGTTGTGGGGAGCGGTCAACGAACCGGGATGCACCGGTGGGGCGGCGGCCCTGAAACAGGTGAAGGTAGCGGGGAAGACAGGGACGGCCCAGGTCGTGCGCATGGCGGCCGATTTTAAGAAAGGGGACATGAACCGGATGCCGCTCAAATTGAGGGATCATGCCTGGTTTGTGGCCTACGCCCCCTTCGAAGATCCAAAGATTGCGGTGGCGGTCCTGGTCGAGCATGGGGGATATGGAGGGGCGGCGGCCGCTCCGATTGCCAAGAGGGTGATCGCCAAGTATTTCGGCCTCGATGTCGGGCCACCCCCCCAGGGGGAAGAGAGGGCTGTGGAACCCGTCCATGATTGA
- the rodA gene encoding rod shape-determining protein RodA, which translates to MIDRRFLIHFDWGLLGIVLLISAMGILNLYSATAHEETTGMPLYFKQILWLGFGLGIMLAITFFEYRHYTDFAYLLHGVAVVLLVVVLAFGIITSGAQRWIRLGPLTFQPSEFVKISLILALAKYFQRYPGREGFSLKQIGLPLLLFLVPMGLILKQPDLGTAILLLLVFLSILVYARVRWSVLATLAGTGLFLVPIAWRLLKDYQKQRIITFLNPDLDPLGTGYHLIQSRIAIGSGGFFGKGFMKGTQCKLGFLPEQHTDFIFSAFGEEWGLVGCAVLLGLYLLLILKGLQIAENSKDRFGAILSFGVVAMIFWHTFINIAMVLGLLPVVGIPLPLFSYGGSFLLSTLMGIGLLQNVNIRRYLF; encoded by the coding sequence ATGATTGACCGGCGTTTTCTCATCCATTTCGATTGGGGGCTGTTGGGGATCGTCCTGCTCATCTCGGCGATGGGGATCTTGAATCTATACAGCGCCACCGCGCACGAGGAGACCACCGGCATGCCTCTCTATTTCAAACAGATCCTCTGGCTCGGTTTCGGGCTGGGAATCATGCTGGCCATCACCTTTTTCGAATACCGCCATTATACCGATTTTGCCTACCTCCTGCACGGCGTGGCCGTCGTCCTGCTCGTTGTCGTTCTGGCCTTTGGCATCATCACCTCCGGTGCCCAACGATGGATCAGGCTCGGTCCCCTGACCTTTCAGCCCTCCGAGTTCGTCAAGATCTCCCTCATCCTGGCCCTGGCCAAGTATTTCCAGAGATACCCCGGCCGTGAGGGGTTTTCCCTGAAGCAGATTGGTCTTCCCCTGTTGCTCTTCTTGGTTCCGATGGGGCTTATCCTGAAGCAGCCCGACCTCGGGACAGCCATCCTCCTTCTGCTCGTCTTTCTCTCCATTTTGGTCTATGCCCGGGTCCGGTGGAGCGTGCTCGCAACCCTGGCGGGCACCGGCCTCTTCCTGGTCCCCATCGCCTGGAGATTGTTGAAGGACTATCAGAAGCAGCGGATCATCACGTTTCTCAACCCGGACCTCGATCCCCTCGGAACGGGCTACCACCTCATCCAGTCGAGGATTGCCATCGGATCAGGGGGCTTCTTCGGAAAAGGGTTTATGAAGGGCACCCAATGCAAATTGGGGTTCCTTCCGGAGCAACACACCGATTTCATCTTTTCCGCTTTTGGGGAGGAATGGGGGCTGGTCGGCTGTGCGGTCTTGTTGGGGCTTTATCTCTTGCTGATCCTCAAGGGTTTACAGATCGCCGAGAATTCGAAAGACCGGTTCGGGGCGATCCTTTCGTTCGGGGTGGTGGCCATGATCTTTTGGCATACCTTCATCAACATCGCCATGGTCCTGGGGTTGCTCCCCGTCGTGGGAATCCCCCTTCCTCTTTTCAGCTATGGAGGATCTTTTCTACTGTCCACCCTGATGGGCATAGGCCTGCTTCAAAACGTGAACATCCGAAGGTACCTGTTCTAA
- a CDS encoding TlpA family protein disulfide reductase has translation MKGRGFWGRGWRWLLVGALVLPFFSPQEFKGLSRANSKTNPCENFGIHRLKKEPPPFSLKSLEGKEVSLKDYKGKPVLLFFWGSWCQACKEDLALLEKFGGRSNLQMEILTIAVDGEKERRIRSIVKEYRITLPVLLDQKEKTARAYGVRMIPTAYLINQEGWMEGMIVGQREWHSSEAQLAIREALGLH, from the coding sequence ATGAAAGGGAGAGGGTTTTGGGGCAGGGGATGGAGATGGCTGCTCGTGGGCGCCCTGGTGTTACCTTTCTTCTCCCCTCAAGAGTTCAAGGGGCTATCTCGAGCCAATTCCAAAACCAACCCTTGCGAAAACTTCGGCATACACCGATTGAAGAAGGAGCCTCCCCCTTTCTCCTTGAAGTCCCTGGAGGGGAAGGAGGTCTCCTTGAAGGACTACAAAGGTAAACCGGTCCTTCTCTTTTTCTGGGGATCCTGGTGCCAAGCCTGTAAAGAAGATCTCGCCCTTTTGGAAAAATTTGGGGGGAGATCGAATCTCCAGATGGAGATCCTCACCATCGCCGTCGATGGGGAGAAAGAGAGGAGGATCCGGTCGATCGTCAAGGAATACCGGATCACCCTGCCTGTCCTCCTCGATCAGAAGGAGAAGACCGCCAGGGCCTATGGCGTTCGGATGATCCCCACGGCCTATCTGATTAATCAGGAGGGTTGGATGGAGGGGATGATCGTCGGCCAGAGAGAGTGGCACTCCTCCGAAGCCCAATTGGCCATCCGAGAGGCCTTGGGGCTTCATTGA